A window of bacterium contains these coding sequences:
- a CDS encoding DUF3857 and transglutaminase domain-containing protein produces MIKILILSFLLSINQKVTLKDGTSFEDKVLQANNSTVVFEKNGSIKRSFVDEIKTIPKVNSSKTEFSDTIPIKEIFKISSEAAKKFPSAKGLILLDKGINILNSDGTQINQSHFIGKILSPETRGWADVRLSFDDTRGNIKILLARTIHPDGSISWLDYSKIKIISPAQEMAFFNQYKNLAFNLPDVSIGDIIECVYESDLLKPYDIKQFEPCSFLGSGEPVINVQFIVIIPDSMKLNIYTRNGAPEVKITKGNNTSIYKWEMKNISPLVEEAYMPGMLSIVPGIFCTILHSWNYWFDKESEWYKERLEITPEIKELVTKVVSEAKTKDDSIAMVYHWVQTNIRYISIKGGLASGASGHPASATLKAGYGDCTDKANLLTTMLRDIGLEAYPVTVYTNDQGRIPYKEIPILWGNHQIVEVRTPKDTFWLDPVSETYRYPYFGANDHGILCINASCHSLDSIPVPPPEDNARNYELQAEIDTNGNVILETCKKYTGYTEAGLRERYKYSKEDEYKDGIQAMINEESPGAELISYEVGPTKDLMKQFYLKWKYKMTNYPTCVGNLWILKTPEFRKYEFPEVSSETRKFDIEYSTSSQISHHSEIKIPENYKINWLPPALEIKNKYASYSAEYTVKGNTITFIDKFCKYKRTVPVKDYQAYKNLLTKVANYSKLPMIIQK; encoded by the coding sequence ATGATTAAAATACTAATTTTAAGTTTTTTACTTTCCATAAACCAAAAAGTAACCCTGAAAGATGGGACAAGTTTTGAGGATAAAGTCTTGCAGGCAAACAACTCCACGGTTGTATTTGAGAAGAATGGAAGCATTAAAAGGAGTTTTGTAGACGAGATAAAAACTATTCCTAAGGTCAACTCATCCAAAACAGAATTCAGCGATACAATACCGATTAAGGAGATTTTTAAAATCTCTTCCGAAGCGGCTAAAAAGTTCCCTTCCGCTAAAGGACTTATTTTATTGGATAAGGGGATAAACATACTAAATTCCGACGGGACACAAATAAACCAATCTCATTTTATTGGCAAAATCTTAAGTCCGGAAACACGCGGATGGGCTGATGTAAGACTAAGTTTTGATGACACAAGAGGGAATATTAAAATCTTACTTGCAAGGACTATACATCCCGATGGTAGTATATCGTGGTTGGATTATTCCAAAATTAAAATAATTTCGCCCGCCCAGGAAATGGCATTTTTCAATCAATATAAAAATTTAGCGTTCAATTTGCCGGATGTCAGCATTGGAGACATAATAGAATGCGTTTATGAGTCCGACCTGTTAAAACCCTATGATATAAAACAATTTGAGCCTTGCTCGTTTTTAGGTTCAGGGGAACCCGTAATAAATGTACAGTTTATCGTAATAATTCCTGACAGTATGAAACTTAATATCTACACACGAAACGGAGCGCCTGAAGTAAAAATCACAAAAGGAAATAATACCAGTATATACAAATGGGAAATGAAAAACATTTCTCCTTTAGTTGAAGAAGCTTATATGCCAGGAATGTTAAGTATTGTCCCGGGAATATTTTGCACTATATTACATAGCTGGAATTACTGGTTCGATAAAGAAAGCGAATGGTATAAAGAAAGACTTGAAATTACACCGGAAATTAAAGAACTGGTAACAAAAGTGGTAAGTGAGGCAAAAACAAAAGATGATTCCATAGCAATGGTTTATCACTGGGTTCAAACAAATATAAGATATATATCTATCAAAGGCGGTCTGGCATCAGGAGCTTCCGGGCATCCCGCTTCGGCAACGTTGAAAGCCGGTTATGGAGATTGCACGGATAAAGCAAATTTGCTTACCACTATGCTTCGAGATATAGGTTTAGAAGCTTATCCCGTAACCGTTTACACAAATGACCAGGGGCGTATCCCCTATAAAGAAATACCCATATTATGGGGAAATCATCAAATAGTCGAAGTACGAACACCAAAAGATACATTCTGGCTTGATCCGGTAAGCGAAACTTACAGATACCCTTATTTTGGAGCAAACGACCACGGAATACTTTGTATTAATGCCTCCTGTCATAGTTTAGATTCCATACCTGTACCTCCTCCGGAAGACAACGCAAGGAACTACGAACTCCAGGCAGAAATTGACACAAACGGAAACGTTATATTGGAAACTTGTAAAAAATATACAGGGTACACGGAAGCAGGATTAAGGGAACGTTACAAATACTCAAAAGAAGATGAATATAAAGACGGAATCCAGGCAATGATAAACGAAGAATCTCCGGGAGCCGAATTAATAAGCTACGAAGTAGGTCCAACTAAAGACTTAATGAAACAATTTTATCTTAAATGGAAATATAAGATGACAAATTATCCTACTTGCGTAGGGAATCTATGGATACTTAAAACCCCTGAATTCAGAAAATATGAATTCCCGGAAGTATCATCCGAGACAAGAAAATTTGACATCGAATACTCAACTTCCTCTCAAATATCCCATCACAGTGAAATAAAAATACCGGAAAATTACAAAATCAACTGGCTTCCTCCCGCTTTAGAAATAAAGAATAAATACGCAAGTTACAGTGCGGAATACACTGTAAAAGGCAATACAATAACATTTATAGATAAATTTTGCAAATATAAAAGAACGGTTCCCGTAAAAGATTATCAAGCATATAAAAACCTTTTAACTAAGGTTGCAAATTATTCTAAATTACCGATGATTATCCAAAAATAA